A portion of the Cryptomeria japonica chromosome 5, Sugi_1.0, whole genome shotgun sequence genome contains these proteins:
- the LOC131054732 gene encoding 2-oxoglutarate-dependent dioxygenase DAO-like: protein MSLQTSVEKIDFPVIDISQFPYEFDGEDLNHLEDLELIWKVREACKEWGFFFIVNHGIPEDLLEDAMSQIQQLCAMPAEVKARVSTSSYRALPPWNLSFDLHNLPHLDSVQQMSNKVWPQDGNPNFCEKIGTYGMRMHDLSRKITKIILASLGLDFSTFFHSDFEKCTSSIRINSYSSNGNSMEEEILHSHTDTGCFTVLYNDNQEGLQVLSKQGKWLDVNPLPHSFVINVGDSLKAWSNGRCHSSGHRVVYKGWKHRISVATAFYFPNDYKIWAPAKLVDENNPRLYKPYIFSEYRLNYGVVMFSKEANLVEFLDVFAGI from the exons ATGTCTCttcaaaccagtgtggagaaaattGATTTCCCTGTTATTGATATTTCACAGTTTCCCTATGAATTTGATGGTGAAGATTTAAATCATCTGGAAGATCTTGAATTGATTTGGAAAGTGAGAGAAGCTTGCAAAGAATGGGGATTTTTCTTCATTGTGAACCATGGAATTCCAGAAGATCTTTTGGAAGATGCCATGTCTCAAATCCAGCAATTATGTGCAATGCCTGCTGAAGTTAAAGCAAGAGTCAGCACCTCTTCTTACAGAGCTCTTCCGCCATGGAATTTAAGCTTTGATCTCCACAACTTGCCTCATTTAGATTCAGTCCAACAAATGTCTAATAAAGTATGGCctcaagatggaaaccctaatttctg CGAGAAGATTGGAACATACGGCATGAGGATGCATGATCTGTCAAGAAAGATTACTAAAATTATTCTTGCCAGCTTGGGCTTAGATTTCAGCACTTTTTTCCATTCTGATTTTGAAAAGTGCACAAGCAGCATACGAATAAACTCCTACTCATCTAATGGAAATTCTATGGAGGAGGAGATTCTGCACTCCCATACAGATACTGGTTGCTTTACAGTCCTCTACAACGATAACCAGGAGGGTCTTCAGGTTCTCTCTAAACAAGGCAAATGGCTAGATGTCAATCCTTTACCCCATTCATTTGTTATCAATGTTGGGGATTCTCTTAAG GCTTGGAGCAATGGGAGATGCCACAGTTCAGGGCATAGGGTTGTTTACAAAGGATGGAAGCATCGAATATCCGTGGCTACTGCTTTCTACTTTCCAAATGATTACAAGATTTGGGCTCCAGCAAAGCTTGTGGATGAAAACAACCCACGACTTTACAAACCTTATATCTTCTCTGAGTATAGGCTAAATTATGGTGTTGTTATGTTCTCCAAAGAAGCCAACCTTGTTGAGTTCCTTGATGTGTTTGCAGGTATATAG